The DNA window ACGTGGCGCTCGACCCGCCCCGGCGCCTGGTCGCACAGGATGGTTGCCGACCATGACCTCCGAATCGTGCACCGACAAGCGAAACCGCTCGATGCCGATGCCATCAAGGGCGGCGAGCAGTTCGCGGGCCATATTATTCTTGGCGTAGTCCCCATCCCTTTTATCAGACTACCCATAGCCCTTCAGGTCGAACGCCAGGACCCTGAACTGGGTCGCGAGTACAGGTATCTGATACTGCCAGCAGGCTCAGCTCTCCGGTATCCCGTACAGCAGGACCACCGGATCGCCCTCGCCAGCCTCCACCCAGTGCCAGCGCACGCCGGCGGCTTCGATGAACTGGTGCTAGAGGCCTGCGGCCATCATCCGGCAGAGGCAACTCTCGCCGCCTCGTCCTCATCGATGCCCGCAACGTCGATGCGCGGCGCCGGACGAAGTTCTTCTCCTTCGAACCACACAGGACGGTTGGGCGCGCGATTGACGGAGAGGCGGAACACGTCAAAGCGGTTGTAGTAACCCGCCACGTCCTGGAGCTGGCGCGGCGCCACGGTCTCGGCGAGGTCGATTTCCGCATAGAGAATGCCTTCCTCGTCCTGTAGCACGTCGCTTATGATCGCGCCCATCGGTCCGACGATAAGAGAGATGCCGCGCGGACTTCCCTCCAGAATGCGCGCCAGGTCGGGCTCGCCCCGTGTGAGGCCGTCGAACATGGCCCGGTCCATGTAGCCAGACGCGACAATGTTGAAAAGCTTTCCTTCAAAGGCATGGTTGCGCACCCGGATACGAATCGCTTCCGACACGTCGTAGGCGCCGGCCTCGCGCGGATCGTGCGCCGGCCACACCGGCGGAAACGACGAGATGTGGACCTGTTCCCCCTGCGCCATCATGGCGAATCGCGCCAGAGGGTTGGTATTCTCGCCACAGATCAGCATGCCGATCCGTCCGAGCGAGGTGTCGCTCACTCGCAGTCCGGCTCCGTCTCCGGTCGCCCACACTAGCTTTTCCCAGAAAGTAGGCACCAGCTTCCGGTGATGGTTGATGACCCGGCCGGTTTCGTCGATCAGCACGTTTGCGTTCCACAGGCAGCCGACGCTGGCGTCGCTACCTTCGTTGAAACCGAACGATACGATCACGCCGTGGCGGCGCGCTGCCGCACAGACCTGACCCATCTCCGGGCCGTTCACCTTAATCGAGTTGGCTGCCAGTCGGCGAAAGAATTCGTGGTTGTAAAGGGGAGCCTGCAGCGCGCACCAGACGGGAAACGCTGGCAGGTAGGCCTCTGGGAACGCCACCAGCCGCGCGCCGTTTCGCGCTGCCTCCGCGATCAGCGAACAGGCTTTCTGGACGGTGGCTTCCGCGTCAAGAAACACGGGAGCCACGTGCATGGCCGCCACCTTGTACGCTGGATAGGTGATCATGGAACTGAATCCTCTTGGTTACGCCAAAGATAAAGGCCGTGATGCTGTTCCCCGCCCTGCCACGGTGCTCATCTAAGGGGCGCTCACATGCCCGGCATGGGAGTGAACCCGGGCAGCGCCTTGATCCGCTCGACCCACGCTTTCACATGCCGGTAGTCTTCGATACTAATCCCTCCTTGATATGCCAGCGCGACATACGGAAAGCAGGCGAGATCTGCAATGGTGGGCCGGCCGCATTCCAGCCATTCCCGTGAAGCCAGGTGACCGTTCATGACGTTGAGGATTGCATGTCCCCGTCGGGTCGCCAAGTCGATATCAACCTTCGCGTTCATCAAGTAGTACAGCCGAGCCAGATTGAGGCTGTTCTGAATCTCGTTCGCCGCCACCGAAAGCCATTGAACCACCTGCGCCATGGGAAGCGCCTCAGACGGCAGCCATTGCTCGCCTCCGTACTTACGGGCCAGGTAGACCAGAATGGCCTGCGAGTCCCGCAGCACTGTCTCGCCTTCCACGAGCACCGGAATCTGCCCGAGCGGATTGAGGGAGATAAAGGGTTCCCGGCGATTCTCGCCACCAGAGATATCCACCGGAATCTCCTGATAGGAAAGCTTCAGGAACCCGAGCAACAACCGGACCTTATGGCAATTCCCGGATTGTGGGCGTGCGTAGAGTTTACGAGTTGAGACTTCCTTCACCGTTTCCTTCACTTACCTTCCACGAGCGCTCAGTTTATCTTGCCGCCGCCTTCGCCTGCGCGCGCCGTCAAGCATCCAAACAAGAGATCGAATAGCTACGGCAGCCACCGATCCTGAGAATTGCAGATCACCGTTCTATTTCCAAGGCAGCTACCGCCTTGGCCATCATCCGCCTTTTGGACCTCCGATAAATCCAGAAGCCGATGAGCAAGACTAGAGG is part of the Pelomicrobium methylotrophicum genome and encodes:
- a CDS encoding carbon-nitrogen hydrolase family protein codes for the protein MITYPAYKVAAMHVAPVFLDAEATVQKACSLIAEAARNGARLVAFPEAYLPAFPVWCALQAPLYNHEFFRRLAANSIKVNGPEMGQVCAAARRHGVIVSFGFNEGSDASVGCLWNANVLIDETGRVINHHRKLVPTFWEKLVWATGDGAGLRVSDTSLGRIGMLICGENTNPLARFAMMAQGEQVHISSFPPVWPAHDPREAGAYDVSEAIRIRVRNHAFEGKLFNIVASGYMDRAMFDGLTRGEPDLARILEGSPRGISLIVGPMGAIISDVLQDEEGILYAEIDLAETVAPRQLQDVAGYYNRFDVFRLSVNRAPNRPVWFEGEELRPAPRIDVAGIDEDEAARVASAG
- a CDS encoding glutathione S-transferase family protein → MKETVKEVSTRKLYARPQSGNCHKVRLLLGFLKLSYQEIPVDISGGENRREPFISLNPLGQIPVLVEGETVLRDSQAILVYLARKYGGEQWLPSEALPMAQVVQWLSVAANEIQNSLNLARLYYLMNAKVDIDLATRRGHAILNVMNGHLASREWLECGRPTIADLACFPYVALAYQGGISIEDYRHVKAWVERIKALPGFTPMPGM